Genomic window (Salvelinus namaycush isolate Seneca chromosome 10, SaNama_1.0, whole genome shotgun sequence):
gaagagacttgcttgggccaagaaacacgaacaatggacaatagaccggtggaaatctgtattttggtctgatgagtccaaatttgagatttttggttccaaccgccgtgtcttggTGAGGCACAGAGtatggtgaacggatgatctccgcatgtgtggttcccactgtgaagcgtGGAAGAGGTGGTATAATGGTATTGGGGTGTTTTGCTagtgacattgtctgtgattcatttagaattcatggcacacttaaccagcatggctaccacagcattctacagcgatacgccatcccatctggtttgtgcctAGTGGGACTACATTTGTTTGTCAACGgaacaatgaccaaacacacctcaaGACTGTGttagggctattttaccaagaaggagagtggtggagtgctgcgtcagatgacctggcctccacaatcccccgacctcaacccaattgagatggtttgggatgagttggacccgcatagtgaatgaaaagcagccaacaagtgctcagcatatgtgggaactcattgaagactgttggaaaagcattccaggtgaagctggttgagagaatgccaagagtgtgcaaagctgtcatcaaggcaaagggtggctactttaaagaatctaaaatatattttgatttgtttaacacctttttggttactacatgattccatatgtgttatttcatcgttttgttgtcttcactataattctacaatgtagaaaatagtaaaaagaaagaaaccCTTGCATCGGTAGGTGTCCAAAAATTTCACTGGTATTGTATTTACAGGTTTACTGTTTTCATAGAGTTGAACAGATTGACTGTAGTTCCTATCTATCAAATCAGTCCTATGCAAACAAACTGAGTTGATGAATGAGTGAGTGGTGAAGGTACGGTAACATGGAAGATGAGTGTCCATTTAAACACCCGTTATTTTTGTCCCCTCAGCCTCCGTTTGACCCTACCCAGGCGCCCCCGCCTTGCCCGCCCTGGAACAGCCACGAAGGCATGTGGAACGAACAGAGGGGGGATCCCAGCTGGAGCGGAGGCCCTCCGAGGGGGGAGGGCGGTCCCTGGAGCGGAGGGGGAGGACAGAACGAGCCACCTCCCAACTGGAGTGGTCAGTACGACCAGCCACCCTGGAGCAACCAGGGACCTGACCAGCCCCCCTGGGGCCAGAGAGAGCCCCCATTCCCCCGCATGCAGAGGCCTCCCCACTTCAGAGGGCCCTTCCCGCCCCACCAGCAAGGGCCCCCTCCCTTCAACCAGCCCCCCCCGCCTCCCCACAACTTCGGCCGGTTTCCTCCACGCTTCATGCAGGATGACTTCCCACACAGACATCACTTTGAGAGGCCACCCTACCCTCCACATCGCTTTGACTACCCACAGGGAGACTTTCCCGGAGGTAAGACTACAGGACAGGTTCCACCATGGGAGCTCATTATTCACTGTTTAACTTTTCTATGACTATTGTATAAGCACCCTTCTGGCTGATTTTCCTGACCACCATCCATAGTTACAGTACACATATCGATTTACATGATCATTTGGGACTGACCGTTCTATCTACAACATGTCATTTAACTGAGTCTCTCCCCTTGCCCCTGCGTGTTGACCAAGACATGGGCCCCCCgccccaccaccaccccagccAGAGGATCCCTCCTCCGGGCATGGGGGGAGGAGAGCACCCTCCCTGGGGGGGTAACCAGCACCCTGACTTCGGCCCCCCGCCCCACGGCTTCAACGGCCATTCCCCCCATATGAGGCAGCGGCTGTCCCCGGCTCACGTCAACCAGGACGACCCCAGCCTGGTCCCCAACGTCCCTTACTTCGACCTGCCCGCCGGACTCATGGCCCCTCTAGTCAAAGTGAGTAGCACAGGATGAAGATGTCTATTGCTTTTCAAGGATACATTTTCCACAGCTCACTATGTATTTCTCGGCCCCCAGTGATTTAAACGGTTGTTTTCCACCTGTTTTATATGCGTAAGCTTGAAGACCATGAATACAAAGCCTTGGATCCCAAAGACATCCGCCTTCCCCCCCCCATGCCCCCTAGTGATCGCCTGTTAGCTGCTGTGGAGGCCTTCTACAGCCCCCCATCCCATGATCGACCCAGGAACAGGTAAAACACAAACATTTTCGCTTGAGTGATCAATGCAATGTGTGTGCTCTATTGATTGCAATGTCTTTGTCGGTCAGTGAGGGCTGGGAACAGAACGGCCTGTATGAGTTCTTCAGAGCCAAGATGAGAGCCAGGAGGAAAAAGGGCCAGGAGAAACACAACAGGTGAGACCGCCTGCCTGCTAACCAGCCTTAtgtctcgcacacacacacacacatttcatagaCTTATCTGTAGTACAAGGAGACTTTGGGTACCACTTAACCTAAAAGAAATGTGCCTTTGAAATCCACAGGTAAATACAAATGCTTTGTTAGTCTGGCACTCTGTTTCCCATCTGTAAGTACTGTATGAGAGATGAGTGCTCTAAcgaagtgtgtgttctctgtctctcccagtgCCCACGGGGGTAGTCGTTCACACAGCCGTTCTCGTAGTCGGGGCCGCTCCTCATCTCGTTCCAGCTCCAGCTCCTCCAAGTCCTCCCGCTCCTCCTCACGGTCCCGCTCTCGCTCCTACTCCAGATCACGCTCCAGGTACACGCAGATGGGATTCTTCCTGATTTTAACAGGAATTGCAGATTTCGTCAGGAATACTATCAGATACGCCTGTACGATACACTCGAGATGTATTGGTAGACCGTTTTCCTCATTTGGTTGGAGGTTAGGTGGTGTTAAGTAACACTGGAGTGAACGTCGTCAAGTTTGACGGATCATGTTGTTTATCTTTCCCCTCCACAGGAGCAGGAGCCGATCCAGGTCGTCCCGCAGTCGCTCTCGTTCCAGGTCTCGCTCTCCTGACAAGAGACGGCTAGAGAAGCCCGGACATGCCTCCGCCCCCGCCACCGCCTCCCAGAAGTCCCGTAGCCCCTCCCCTCCGTAGGTCCCTCTCATCTCGGTGTGCAATGTATCCTGCTCTTAACACATCATATCGCCTCTGGCATATTGCTTACAAATCTGTGCATATCATAGGGGCTTGGGGAGGGTAGAGACCGTAACTATGCCATTGACATAATGGAGGCAGTTGCTCTCACATTGAACATTTAAAGCAGAGCATTGAAGGCTGTAGATTACTGAATGTATTGGTTGTGATCTCCACAGCACTAATTCTGGGCTTGGAGCAGCCCCTTCTATCCTGCCTCCAGACAGCAGGCTGGGAGAGGAGAACAAGGGCCATCAACTGCTCATGAAAATGGGCTGGAGTGGTTCAGGGGGGCTTGGCGTGAAGGAGCAGGGCATCCAGGACCCCATCAAGGGGGGAGAACTCCGGGACAAGTGGGACCAGTATAAAGGAGTGGGGGTGTCACTGGACGACCCTTATGAGAACTACCGCAGGAACAAGAGTTACAATTTTGTAGCTCGCATGAAAGCAAGGGAGGAAGGTAGGAATTTTCATCAAGTGATCTCTGTAGGTCTTTTTGAAAATGTTGCAATGAAATTCTGACATTGTGGACAGGTGTATTTGTAGGTGATATGACAAACTAAAATATATAATAACCAATGTGTGTTTATTTCAGTGAATCGGGAACCACAGGAGCCCCCTCCCGCTGAATGACGTGCATCGTAAAGCAAACAACCCCTACCCAGAACACACCTCTTCATAATTAGTTGTTTGTACAGAATAATGGTTTTAACAGTATATTTCCCTCTATCCGTTTGCAAAATACCAGAAGGTTGGGGTCCTTTAGTTTTAATGTTGCTTTTCTTGTGGAACTTGTTCATGTGTTCTTCTCATGTTCCAGGATCAAGTCATCAAGACTTGGGAATGGACAGAAATAGTATTGTGTTGCTCTTTTGAAACAAAAAGAAAATCCCACAAAACATAGGAATGCACATGGAATCAATGGCATGTCAGCTATAATTGTGAATCAGTTTACCCTGTACAAACCACATTACCTGGCTACCTAAACTCCTTGCTCCGGACAGATGCTACACCCACGGTCGTTAGTTTCTTCTCTGCTATGAAGTATGTAGCTGAACGATAGAGCAGCGGAAGAATTAAGTTTAAGTCGTCAGGCAACTAACCACATGCTGTAGAGAAATAAAGCATTTTAAATACGTGTTTTGATATTCTGTTTGTATAAGTGCGCTCACAATTAGTTAACCTCAACCTAGATTAAAAGAAATGTAGAAAGAATAGTCAGAAAAATTTCAGAAAACCAATTAATTAAACCAAATTTCAAATGTTTATACATATCCTCATTGATCTGTATAAAATTCTATActtcagtggtgattttagcatgtaaatcttgggaTAAAAAAttaagtgggatgcatgccagcaaagccacaacactaaacaatacatgaattgcactataacggtgaccacaaactgttagggcctacataaagctgacccagcatcttaccactgctacacctggctagcagcggagccttgtctggcagcgaaacagttcattcagcctcatttactgctttTTAAGAAAACAGCTGATaaggctgacttgcttaaacaactgtggtttctaatgacaattgagatgtacaaactatggcataaaggGATGATGACAAGTGGATAAGAGctaatccgtaatttcgattgacattaatgagcgagctaggacggacgtagtcaatataactatttgtttagcacttttgacatgtccagcaacagaattcagaacatgggctgttacagtgttctccctgtacaccaagtcagaaccgtaggataaataaagggggcgtATAAGCAgataatgaaagctcttacaatattcgatgattacatttctctaaaactaCAATAAGGCTACATGTGCATCACCAAGTCCAAACAGTAGGCGAaatggaccaaattattagggtgtggcacatgggctactaacatcttactacacaacatatacttagtattactttcttagatatcgtatacatatctccctgggttattgatcttcaggtcgtagctctagaaagaggctgaatttacaattccgagttggatgaccgttcaaaacttattttccccGTCGGAGCTagtttattcccgacttcccagctgtcttgaactcactgaagtcccagtgccgagttaacagttgttttgagcgcggcacaaatcatgcttcagtgacagcatggccaatgttgaatgtttagaattttaaacttggaaaagagccccttaatcacAGATTTGGGACCTCTCTGTCACTGATTGCTTCCAAACCAGTCATTGttaaatttgcgatttccaacttgtgtaatgtttatgtccaattgccgatgagcaccgaagttttatctataatttctcttcatatgacaaggattaaaaatgatttgccagtagattgttgacttgattcatgatgatgactgctggcTAAGATTACAAAAGtttgttgacatgatcagtccaatcaaagctactgtacatataacgtgaaatgatgtcattttatctgtggccaatgaccttgagcctttgTGGATGGGCTCTTCTAATGtaactatggcagcacccaaagggCTAGAATTTTCGGGGTCTAGCCTTAGACTTGGTGGTGACATAGCATCCCTATGAGTgtcagaacactgagccaatcacagcgcaacgctccgtattttctgcaggcttgccccaccaccacagaatgcactgagctaggctgaaacacctgcattttggagctgccttactcaagaaaacaagagaccatgtttgtatgcgtctttattaactcaattatatatattttttacattggaaaCCGATGCGAGactgtattaatgccaaaatacaATGCAAAATAGGGGGGCTCAAAACGGGGGTCGCCACTGATACTTCTATAGAAAGTATGACACATTTGAATAGATTGTCCTTTTTGATCTAGGTAAATTCACAAGCCCCAACACAAATGTTTTTTAATAGCACAATGGTAAAGTATCCATACATTCTCAGTGTCAGATGTAGTGGAGCTCCATCATTTCCTGAAGAATCTCCTCCAAGGCCGCCTCCGTGGTCAGCTTGGGAGGCTTGTGACAGCCAATGAACTACAACAAATCAATCCCACTACAAATCTAGTCTATTCAGGAAAAGTGGAAAAACTGAAAATGTCCATTTTTGTCTTGGATCATGATGACTAAAAATGCACAGAAGTGTGAACACAATTGGGTCCACAGCAAATATGGTTGACAGTCCCTCAGATAAGAGTGACAAGGAGCGGCGTTTGACTATCAATTATACCTTCAGTACTACACGAGTGTGTAGCGATTAATTTACGATTGGGCATTAGAGTAGTCTACCTCCTTGGTGTCCTCCAGGGTGGTGTATGTGTAGTCTGCAGGGACTGTAGGAGTGGAGGTGGCGGCTGGTCTGGACAAAGTGTCTGGTGAGAGCCAGCTGCTGCCTCAGCATGTTGAGTGCAAACACAGCAGGGCTGTATGCACTGATGGCCGGGGATGAGACAATAGAGGTGTGGTCAGTAGGACGAAGAGCTGAGCCTTTCCTATTTAGATAAGAGATTATGCTTCAGGCATTGTGTTAAACAATGGTGACAATGAGGTCACCAAAACCAATGATGTATACTGAAAtcaaatataaatgcaacgtgcaacaatttctaagattttactaagttacagatcatataaggaaatcagtcaattgaaatacattaattaggccttaatctatggatttcacatgactgggcaggggtacaGCCATAGGTTggtctgggagggcataggccatgagtttttccccacaaaaggatgagtttttccccacaaaagagctttattaaagacagaaatactcctcagccccCACCACCCTTAGGTGATCCCGTAGGTGATGAAACCGGATGTGGAGTCCCTAGCCTGACGTGGtcacacatggtctgcagttgtgaggccagttggacgtactgccaaattctctaaaacgacatggTTACACGtcattatggtagagaaattaacattaaattctctggcaacagctctggtggactttcctgcagtcaacatgccaaatgcacgctccctcaaaacttgacacatctgtggcattgtgttgtgacaaaactgcacattttatagtggccttttattgtccccagcacaaggtgcacctgtgtaatgatcatgatgtttaatcagcttctttatatgccacacctgtcaggtggatggattaccttggtGAAGGAGAaacactcactaacagggaccTAAACAAATTTATGCCCAAAATTTGAGaggaataagctttttgtgcctatggaaaatttctgggattgtttttttcagctcatgtaacatgggaccaacagtttacatgttggatttatgtttttgttcagtgtatagaaaccctggattgctgatgctgtGTATTGGCCAATGAGGGGCTTTGAAGCCACTGACTCCCCAGTAGgagtcctccataggaattaatggaattctatagtatttcaattaaatgtttcaaggacaaaattacatgcaTTTACAGAAaatagtttatatattttttatttgtatgtttagctcacataatataatttaaaagtatgcattaaggtgtctgtaatagaatacatGTAGAAATTAATAGATGGATTTCTATAGctccctttaaaaaaatgtacaatggtgggggagtgccaagatggtaTGGGCACAGTGGCTTCAAAACAGCGCCACCTGTCAATcttctagtgtatatataaatcactGGGTGAAACAGTGCATCAACTACTGTAGCATAAAATCCAAAAACTACTTTAGAAGTTTGAGGCTCAACTGAGGAATTTTATTATATgcttttattgttttttttaatgagCGAGAATTCTGCTTCTATCATCTGAACCGTGGCTGTAAAGACACACCCTCCACGGCCTCTGCACTGACGGTGACTCGCCATGGGTTTGATCCACATAGGCCATTCCAACCGCCGGCCCTAGGGCTGCCATACCTACACAGACAGGGGAATGACAGACGGGTAGACATTTTTACATTACACTGACTAAAATGCAAATGTTTTTCTTTGTTGCAAATGTTACTGTATTTAGTTAGTGGACAAACCGGTGGACCAGGTGAAGGCCAGTCCGTCTGGTTGGGTCTGCATCTCGGACAAGGTGAAGGCCAGTCCGTCTGGTTGGGTCTGCACCGGGGCCTCTCTCACACACCTGGGCGAGCGTctcttcaaaacttgagacggcATGATAGTTTCAGCCACAGAGTGGGAGCGAGATGATCTGGAATAGAAAGCCCTGCTGCCACTGAATGAATCAGCAATTCTACTGTAGTCTGGGTGATGTGGGACTGACTGTCCTTCTCCGAGACACTGGAGTACTTGTCGCTCCAAGAGACGCTGTAGTGTCTGAGACGCTGTAGTCCATGACCTCCATGCCCtctcaaataaataaattaaaaatcctacaatgtgattttctggatttttgttcctcattttgtttgtcatagttgaagtgtacctatgataaaaattacaggcctctctcatctttttaagtgggagaacttgcacaattggtggctgactaaatacttttttgccccactgtatttaaaagggggggggggtcaatggaaatagtctgggtagccatttgattagcttttcagcagtcttatggcttgagggtagaagctgttaagaagccttttggcttgccgtgcggtagcataaCTAGGGTCTCTGAAGTCTTTGccaatttttaaggccttcctctgacaccgcctggtataaaggtcctggatggcaggaagcttggcctcagtgatgtaccctctgtagcgccttgcggttggagaccgaacagtttccataccaggcggtgatgcaaccagtcaggtggctctcgatggtgcagctgtagaactttttgaggatttgaggacccatgccaaatcttttcaggcgTTGtggtgtcctcttcacgactgtcttggtgtgtttggaccatgatagttggttggtgatgtggacaccaaggaacttgaagctctcaataggggtgtgctcggccctcatgttcctgtagtccacaatcatctcctttgtcttgatcacattgagggagaggttgttgtcctggcacactgccaggtctctgacctccctataggctgtctcatcgttgttggtgatcaagcctaccactgttgtgtcgtcggcaaacttaatgatggtgttggagtcgtgcttggccagttgtgggtgaacagggagtactggaggggactgagcacgcaccccttaggggcccccatgttgaggatcagcgtggcagatgtgttgttgcgtacccttaccacctgggggcagcccgtcaggaagtccaggatccagttgcagagggaggggtttagtttagtgatgagcttcgagggcactatggtgttgaacactgagctgtagtcaatgaacagtattctcacgtaggtgttccttttggccaggtgggaaaggttagtgttgagtgcaatagaaatTGCGTCATCTGtacatctgttggggcggtatgcgaattagagtgggtctagggtttcttggatgatggtgttgatgtgagccatgaccagcctttcaaagcacttcctggctacagatgtgagtgctacgggtcggttgtcatttaggcaggttaccttggtgttcttgggcacaggtactatggtggtctgcttgaaacatgtaggtattacagactctgtcagggacatgttgaaaatgtcagtgaagacacttgccaggtggtcagcacatgctctgagtacatgtccCGGTAATCCATCTGGTCCTGCGGGCAtgtgaatgttgacatgtttaaaggtcttactcacatcggctacagagagtgtgatcacacagtagtCCTGAACAGccggtgctctcatgcatgcttcagtgttgcatGAATCAGCAGCGCTTTTGGTAATTCTCTTCCCTGAGAGATGTGCCTATGCTTTTTCCAGAGCTGAAATCTGCCACCACGATTCCACATTCTCTACAAATCTAATTagcctgtaaaaaaaaaagatatatataatatatacagttaaagtcggaagttcacatacacttaggttggagtcattaaaactcgttttgcaaccactccacaaatttattgttaacaaactatagttttggcaagtcagttaggacatctactttgtgcatgacacaagtaatttttccaacaattgtttacagattatttcacttataattcactgtatcacaattcaagtgggtcagaagtttacatacactaagttgactgtgtctttaaacagcttggaaaattccagaaaattatgtcatggctttagaagcttctgataggctaattgacatcatttgagtcaattggaggtgtaacctgtggatgtatttcaaggcctaccttcaaactcagtgcctctttgcttgacatcatgggaaaatcaaaagaaatcagtcaagacctcattaaaaaaattctagacctccacaagtctgattcatccttgggatcaatttccaaacgcctgaaggtaccacgttcatctgtacaaacaatagtacacaagtataaacaccatgggaccatgcagccgtcacaccactcaggaaggagacgcgttctgtctcctagagatgaacgtactttggtgcgaaaagtgcaaatcaatcccagaacaacagcaaaggacgttgcgaagatgctggaggaaaccggtacaaaagaatctatatccacagtaaaacgagtcctatatcgacataacctgaaagaccgctcagcaaggaagaagccactgctctaaaacggccataaaaaagccagactagggtttgcaactgcacatggggacaaagatcgtactttttggagaaatgtcctctggtctgatgaaacaaaaatagaactgtttggccataatgaccattgttatgttaggaggaaaaagggggatgcttgcaagccgaagaacaccatcccaaccgtgaagcacggggatggcagcatcatgttgtgggggtgctttgctgcaggagggactggtgcacttcataaaatagatggcatcatgaggtaggaaaattatttggatatatttaagcaacatcagtcaggaagttaaagcttggttgcaaatgggtcttccaaatggacaatgaccccaagcaaacttccaaagttgtggcaaaatggcttaaggacaacaaagtcaaggtattggagtggccatcacaaagccctgacctcaatccaatagaaaatttgtgggcagaactgaaaaagcatgttcgagcatggaggcctacaaacctgactcagttacaccagctctgtcaggaggaatgggccaaaattcacccaaattattgtgggaagcttgtggaaggaaacccaaaacgtttgacccaagttaaacaatttaaaggcaatgagaccaaatactaattgagtgtatgtaaacctctgacccactgggaatgtgatgaaagaaataaaagctgaaataaataattgtctctactattattctgacatttcacattcttaaagtaaagtggtgatccttactgacctaaaacagggaattgaattcttactaggattaaatgtcaggaattctgaaaaactgagtttaaatgtatttggctaaggtgtatgtaaacttccgacttcaactgtatatacgtaAAGTGTATGTTACCTGGTTCTACTAGCGAACTATTCAATAATACATTTTGTCTGCTAATCATTTTAGTTGTTGTTCGTCGTTTTGATCATATAATAAATGCATGAATCGAGAATTTTGGAAACAACAAAGCTATGCTTATCAtggcagtttaaaaaaaatccagtAAATTAGCTGTTTAGACCTACTAAGAAGCCTAAATGTACAGTACACTGGTCAGCTAGAGCGCTCTGCTTTGCAAAGTCATGTAGACTACAACACGTACACAATTGCGTACAGTTACAATGTATCCACCTGATTAGATTCCGTTTTGAGATTAACCTTGTAGCAATTACACTGTGTCCAACTTCACCGTAAACAGCGACCCTCATACCCATGGGACGAGTCGTGGTTTATCAGAGGGATAATTGGacccaaaatctgtcttctccagcaggtggcgtttttCGTATGGAGGTCaaagagtgtcgaatttggttaaTAAAACATGGAATGTATTATTTCCTAAGtgtggcttatttgatcgaatataaGTTTCGTAATGATTGGGTTGTTACGAGtgcactgatataagtaggacacatGACATCCAGGCAACTTTGAGAAATAACACTTTACATCGGAGTTGGGCCTGGTCGTCACTAGTCACCACAGCCATAAACCCGCCTATTTCTATCGTTTCTCTtcttaaaatttgattttaaaccTAAACTTAACCACAGTGCTAAACTTATACCTAACCTTAAATCAAAACCAAAaaccacatttttgttttcattaattTTTACGACAGGCCTAGCCAATGTTGACTTTGTGACTGTGGAAACTGTTGTGCCTGTTGTTTACACGCGTATCttccctctccttggctggattggtccca
Coding sequences:
- the LOC120054717 gene encoding calcium homeostasis endoplasmic reticulum protein-like isoform X3, with translation MFNNAKGPLHCELMCSHLRNRIIADAAHFELRLHLIYLTNDVLHHCQRKQQRDLLAALQKVVVPIYCTSFLAVEEDKQQKVTRLLQLWEKNGYFDEVTIQQLQSPAVGLGQYQASLITEYAAVVQPVQLAFQQQIQTLKTQHEEFVANLTVQQTAAAAAAVSQLVAAEPDVKAVTTQPGEVKASMSGPPGDYDGAPPRSDPGANNTGHSDNSSSKPWFDPQHMPGGWNPNQPPPFDPTQAPPPCPPWNSHEGMWNEQRGDPSWSGGPPRGEGGPWSGGGGQNEPPPNWSGQYDQPPWSNQGPDQPPWGQREPPFPRMQRPPHFRGPFPPHQQGPPPFNQPPPPPHNFGRFPPRFMQDDFPHRHHFERPPYPPHRFDYPQGDFPGDMGPPPHHHPSQRIPPPGMGGGEHPPWGGNQHPDFGPPPHGFNGHSPHMRQRLSPAHVNQDDPSLVPNVPYFDLPAGLMAPLVKLEDHEYKALDPKDIRLPPPMPPSDRLLAAVEAFYSPPSHDRPRNSEGWEQNGLYEFFRAKMRARRKKGQEKHNSAHGGSRSHSRSRSRGRSSSRSSSSSSKSSRSSSRSRSRSYSRSRSRSRSRSRSSRSRSRSRSRSPDKRRLEKPGHASAPATASQKSRSPSPPTNSGLGAAPSILPPDSRLGEENKGHQLLMKMGWSGSGGLGVKEQGIQDPIKGGELRDKWDQYKGVGVSLDDPYENYRRNKSYNFVARMKAREEVNREPQEPPPAE
- the LOC120054717 gene encoding calcium homeostasis endoplasmic reticulum protein-like isoform X1, yielding MDIPTAPEDQELKNVIDKLAQFVARNGPEFEKMTMEKQKDNPKFSFLFGGDFFTYYRCKLAMEHHQHLYNPSGKEVPDVPPPITILAPPPIAPATPSLDELIQQSQWNLQQQEQHLLTLRQEQVTAAIALAMEQQTQKLLAETQQDISEFDNLLQPIIDTCTKDAISAGKNWMFNNAKGPLHCELMCSHLRNRIIADAAHFELRLHLIYLTNDVLHHCQRKQQRDLLAALQKVVVPIYCTSFLAVEEDKQQKVTRLLQLWEKNGYFDEVTIQQLQSPAVGLGQYQASLITEYAAVVQPVQLAFQQQIQTLKTQHEEFVANLTVQQTAAAAAAVSQLVAAEPDVKAVTTQPGEVKASMSGPPGDYDGAPPRSDPGANNTGHSDNSSSKPWFDPQHMPGGWNPNQPPPFDPTQAPPPCPPWNSHEGMWNEQRGDPSWSGGPPRGEGGPWSGGGGQNEPPPNWSGQYDQPPWSNQGPDQPPWGQREPPFPRMQRPPHFRGPFPPHQQGPPPFNQPPPPPHNFGRFPPRFMQDDFPHRHHFERPPYPPHRFDYPQGDFPGDMGPPPHHHPSQRIPPPGMGGGEHPPWGGNQHPDFGPPPHGFNGHSPHMRQRLSPAHVNQDDPSLVPNVPYFDLPAGLMAPLVKLEDHEYKALDPKDIRLPPPMPPSDRLLAAVEAFYSPPSHDRPRNSEGWEQNGLYEFFRAKMRARRKKGQEKHNSAHGGSRSHSRSRSRGRSSSRSSSSSSKSSRSSSRSRSRSYSRSRSRSRSRSRSSRSRSRSRSRSPDKRRLEKPGHASAPATASQKSRSPSPPTNSGLGAAPSILPPDSRLGEENKGHQLLMKMGWSGSGGLGVKEQGIQDPIKGGELRDKWDQYKGVGVSLDDPYENYRRNKSYNFVARMKAREEVNREPQEPPPAE
- the LOC120054717 gene encoding calcium homeostasis endoplasmic reticulum protein-like isoform X2, which produces MDIPTAPEDQELKNVIDKLAQFVARNGPEFEKMTMEKQKDNPKFSFLFGGDFFTYYRCKLAMEHHQHLYNPSGKEVPDVPPPITILAPPPIAPATPSLDELIQQSQWNLQQQEQHLLTLRQEQVTAAIALAMEQQTQKLLAETQQDISEFDNLLQPIIDTCTKDAISAGKNWMFNNAKGPLHCELMCSHLRNRIIADAAHFELRLHLIYLTNDVLHHCQRKQQRDLLAALQKVVVPIYCTSFLAVEEDKQQKVTRLLQLWEKNGYFDEVTIQQLQSPAVGLGQYQASLITEYAAVVQPVQLAFQQQIQTLKTQHEEFVANLTVQQTAAAAAAVSQLVAAEPDVKAVTTQPGEVKASMSGPPGDYDGAPPRSDPGANNTGHSDNSSSKPWFDPQHMPGGWNPNQPPPFDPTQAPPPCPPWNSHEGMWNEQRGDPSWSGGPPRGEGGPWSGGGGQNEPPPNWSGQYDQPPWSNQGPDQPPWGQREPPFPRMQRPPHFRGPFPPHQQGPPPFNQPPPPPHNFGRFPPRFMQDDFPHRHHFERPPYPPHRFDYPQGDFPGDMGPPPHHHPSQRIPPPGMGGGEHPPWGGNQHPDFGPPPHGFNGHSPHMRQRLSPAHVNQDDPSLVPNVPYFDLPAGLMAPLVKLEDHEYKALDPKDIRLPPPMPPSDRLLAAVEAFYSPPSHDRPRNSEGWEQNGLYEFFRAKMRARRKKGQEKHNSAHGGSRSHSRSRSRGRSSSRSSSSSSKSSRSSSRSRSRSYSRSRSRSRSRSRSSRSRSRSRSRSPDKRRLEKPGHASAPATASQKSRSPSPP